ATCAACTAATTCTTCTGGAATTAAAACTACAAAACTGAGTATCGCTAGAATGAGTAGGTTTGAGTTTATGAACATTATTAGTCCGATTCTTCTTCGAAACCAGTAATACAACGTACATAAAATATTCCTACATGTAAGGTAAAGAAATTGATTTATACGGGATTCCATAGAATATGCGTCATTGATTGTTTACTTACTGTAGATATACAAAAATATATTCTTACTCAAATATCTTCTATAATAATTGTAATATATATTGTTATGACTTTGATTTGATATCACGCAGCAAATATTCTAGATTTTACGTATTTATAACCAACACAAAGTAGGTATAAAATTTATGATTTTATGCATGCAAAAACTGGTTTTATTGGATATTCCAATTTCCTCATTAATTACTAAATATTACTATTAATAATTGGATTTATGAAAGTAGATGAATCAATTTGGTTTTCTTTATTGAAAGTATGTGTTTTATTTGGATAGCTCCATTCATTGTAAAGCTTCAatttaataggtgaataatttttgtAGAAGACGAAAGGACATTGGCCCGATGATCACGAATGCAACAATTTGGGAATTGTGGAAGGAACAGAATGGTCCATTCCATCGAAGAAATAAGTCTATAGAGATgtttcaaatatatatatatatatatatatgagctaATTTTGACGATTAAGTAACGTTTATTCTTTGATGTTCAACTGAAAATTTATTTAGAGATTATTCGATTCCACATATTTTATTTAATTGGGTGGAGATTTGTTTGACATATTATTGAGTGTTGCAAACCCTTGATCTCCAGGATCTCCTTTGTACGTTATTTTTTCATTATGTATAACCTTTGAAGAACAAATACAAGAAGAAATAATACTTAGATTATCCTTGTATATTCTCATCCGACACTCAAAATACCTCATGCCAATATCACTGTAGCATTGTGCTAAACTAAGTTTAAAGCTCGTCAACTCCAAAAATATAATCtatcaaaataaaacaagaaaactccacataatattttgttttttggtaaaaaagaataaaattaaaagaaacaaacaaacatGCAAACAAGTTAAAATGAATCCTACATCCAGTGCCACAACCTAACCAGACATACATCATACAACCGCAATGAAACACAAATTGTTTTACAATGGTTCTTAGCGGTCCTTCTCCTAAACAACTCCAGAACCGCTTCAACCTCGAAAAGAGAAATAGTGAATCTTTTTGTGTGCAGTGGGTCATAAACTGAATGCCACGAGACTCAGTAAGAAAGACGCTTGTAAAAGACGATTTTAAGTTGGGACACCTAACAATCAAAACTTATTCTAGACCtgatttattaataaaataaaccatatatttcactaatcattttttattgttaaaaaaaAACCGGGTCTAGAACCTAGATAAACTTAATTTTTTTCTCGACCTAAAATTAAACTCCATCAAATCGGGTTTGTTTGAAATATATAATAAGAATGttgtaataataatacaaccGATACAGGCTTTACTGCTCAATCATTTCAAAAGCTACAGGCTTTAAACTCCGTTGAGTCTTCTTTATTAAACGACTCAAGATTTCATTGGAAAAAATTTTGAGGAGTTAAAAAACTTGCTCCTAGAATTCTTAATTTTGCTTGGAGGGCTATCCATGGTGGTCTGAGTGTGTCGAGTAAGATTGGTAGATTCATAGATTGGGTCCCAACTGAGTGTATGATGTGTTGTAATGGAGCAGAAACTGTAAATCATATGTTATTATAAAGCCCCCTGACTCGGGATATTATTTTTGCGTGCCCTTTAAGCTTGAGATTGCAGCACTCTACATTGACTCTATTAAGGAGTTGTTGGCTTCTTGATTACTGATTCAAGATGAGAATTATACCTTCAATTTGGGGGTGTGAATGATGTGGGCTATTTGGAAAGGCAGAAATCAGCTGGTCTTTGATCAAAAACCAATCAACATCCAGTCAGTTATCTCTCAAGGTATGTATTGGTTCAATACATTCTACTTCAATGATGCTCCACCTACTATGCAATCACCCTCAAATGCTAGAAGATCACAACAGTGGAGTTCACCTAAACCTGACACTATAAAAGTAAATGTGGATGCGTCTTGGCGGAATATCGGATCTTCTTGTGTTTTGGTCGCCAGGAATGACCTTGGAAAGTTTATTTGTGCAAAATCTGACACCGGTGATATCCAGAGTCCCTTAGCTGCCGAAGCATCAGGGTTCCTTCTAGCCATGACCATGGCATATGAAATGAAATTTAAGAAGATAATTATTGAAGGGGATGCTAAGATGATGATTCAAGCGTTAAATGGGGGTTTGTCTAGAATTCCATGGAGGATAATTCGTGTTATGTGGACCAGATTAGGAAGATTGTTGAGGAAGATTGTTGACAAGTTTGATCAAGTTCAATTCTCATCTATTCGGCGAGAGGCAAATGAAGTTGCTCACCGGCTCGCAGCTTATGCTTttaagcattatattcaccaatcgGTGGATATCTTCCCCACCCCTGCATCTCTTCCTGCCTTTTTTCCGAAGAAGCTGTAGTCTCTACTATTtagctttatttttgtttttctcggtcaaaaaaaataaaatacaactgATATACAGAAAAAAGACATTTCTTGCTGGGACTCCTAAATGACTAAGCTGCCCTCATTTTGATTACTAAGCTATCGTAAAAACTTACATTAAATAAATATTTGAATACTTACAAAATGGTATTGTTTTaaaataaaccaaaaacctaatgatatctttcaagatacataCCCGATTTtcataaaatttatttatttgattcatCCACGTAACAAATGTAAACAACaacataataatattttttttacataAAAGTTTTTACTGTTTTCAAATTTCTTACCGTCGAACTCACATGACTAGTAGATTATAAAGTGGGGAGCCGAAATTTCAATCACGGCGGGCAGTTGATCAATCAAAGAATAATCACACGACTCTTTGGGATGGAAAAGtaagataagaagaagatatacccAGAAATAGTAATAGTAGTAGGCAACCTAACATTTTAACCACTGACCAAGAAAATATACATGCCCTACGGCTATCACGGGGGTCTGTCACAGTCATCCTCCTAGTGGACGACGAAT
This genomic stretch from Papaver somniferum cultivar HN1 chromosome 5, ASM357369v1, whole genome shotgun sequence harbors:
- the LOC113279780 gene encoding uncharacterized protein LOC113279780 — its product is MWAIWKGRNQLVFDQKPINIQSVISQGMYWFNTFYFNDAPPTMQSPSNARRSQQWSSPKPDTIKVNVDASWRNIGSSCVLVARNDLGKFICAKSDTGDIQSPLAAEASGFLLAMTMAYEMKFKKIIIEGDAKMMIQALNGGLSRIPWRIIRVMWTRLGRLLRKIVDKFDQVQFSSIRREANEVAHRLAAYAFKHYIHQSVDIFPTPASLPAFFPKKL